The genomic interval TCTCAGGTTCTTTTGTGCCTCTGCAGCCACGCGGTTGGCATGGCTCAGCTGGATCTCCATTTCATTCAGGTCTCCCTCCATCTTCTTCTTCAGTCGCAGGGCTTCATTCCTGCTCCTGATCTCAGCGTCCAGGGTGCTCTGCATGGACTCCACAATTCTGAGGTGGTTTCTCTTCATCTGGTCGATCTCCTCATCTTTCTCGGCTATCTTCCTGTCAATCTCAGACTTCACCTGGTTGAGTTCAAGCTGGAGGCGCAGGATCTTCCCCTCCTCATGTTCTAGGGAGGCCTGGACAAGTGGACACAAACATCTATAATGTTGATAAAGCTACTGCTTGCTTCCTAGGTaattacagaatatttcagGAAATCTCAGCTGCCTGCACTCCCCAGCCAGAACAGGGCAGGACCAAACATTTTTTAGCCACATTTAGCCACATTGCTAATATTTTTAGTGCAGATACCAGTGATTATGGGCGTGTACCTCAGCTTCCTCCAGGGAGGCCTGGAGTTCAGATTTCTCCTGCTCAATCTGCTTCTTGACTTTCTCCAGCTCATGAATCGCCTTTCCTCCCTCAGCAATCTGCTCCGTGAGGTCGGCAATCTCCTCTGCAAGGAAGGGTGAAAAGTGGCACGGTGAGGCACAGAGCAGAATGGGGAAAGGCCCTGGTGCACCAAGGTAACTGGCCCAGACCCGTTTAGTGTGGCAGATAGACAAGCTTGTGAGAaagcccagccaggagcagagggtCGGGGACTTACGCTGCAAGTTCTTGTTCTCACGCTTCAGGGTCTCCAGGTGGTCCAAGGACTCCTCATAGGCATTCTTCATCTTAAACAGCTCCGTGCTGAGAGACCGAGACTCCTTCTGGGAGGCTTCCAGCTCAGCCTGCGTTTCCTCATACTTCTGCTTCCATTCTGCCAGGatctgaagagaaacaggacCTCAGTGTGGATGAGGAGGGAATGCCCTGCCCAGGAACCCCAGGCCCGGAGCCCAAAAGACCTTGTCAAAGTTCTTCTGCTTCTTATCCAGAGCTGCGCAGGCAGCATTCGCTCGCTCCACATCAATCATCAGGTCCTCCACTTCAttctgcagcctctgctttgtcttttccagAGAAGCACATTTGGCATTCACAGCTTCAACGTGTTCCTCTGCATCCTGCAGGCGCTGTGCCAGCTTCTTCCTGGGAGGCGGTAAGCACAGCTCATGGTTTGAGAGCAAAGGGGAGGGTGTGGTGTGTGGCTGATGGGCCTTTCACAACACGACGTTTTACCCATTCATTGAGTATGTATCCCACgcacaggcaggggagagggggaagaccCTCTCCCAGCCagtcattttgttttcccagttcTGATTCCCAGCCTTGAACAACCACTGTGCCTTCTGTCTCTACTGTCCACAGGTGAAAACATTCTCTCGGTCAGGGGAATATTTTCCTCTACATTTCCTAAACCACACCCTTTGGAGGATATACTTTACATCAGCCCTTACCCTGCCACAAAGCACAGCTTTAACTTTTTATGACAATATCGCAGTTGTGTCTTCAAATTTCCCTTGTTAGTCTAcccctttttttgtcttccccaCTTTCCCCGCCTACTTggcctcctccagctcctccgtGCGCTGAATAGCGTCCGTCTCGTATTTGGTTCTCCACTGGGCCACTTCGCTGTTGGCCTTGGACAGGGCACGCTGCAGCTCCCCCTTggcttcctgctcctcctcatATTGTTCCCGGAGCAAGTCACAGTCGTGGCGAGCAGACTGCAAGGCGTGCGCCAGGGCATTCTTGGCCTTGGTAGAGAGTGAGATTGGGACAAGGAATGGTAATATCCTGGGAAATCTCTTGCAATGAATTAATTTAACACAGTGAACATGACTGCTGGGAGGTTGTACATGCTTTCAGTGAAGGACAGTTGTAACTCGGGAGGACAAAATCCACTAATTACACTCCCTGCAGAAATGAGTTTTTTCCCAGTATGCCTGTTCCCACTAGGCAGTTGAAGTTAAGGCTGTTTTCAGTGGCCAGCTGTAGAAAAAGTCATCACCTTTATCTCTTCCTCTAGGTGCCTCTTGAGTTCCTCAATCTGTTGGGTAAAAGCCTGCTTGCCTCTTGACAGCTGAGAAATCAGAGCATctttctcctccacctggcGTGAATATTCACCTAAGAAGcgcacagaaaggaaatatttttgttgtcattcATGACCCAAACAAACTGGTTTAGGACGCTCTCCCCTTCAGTAGCACAGAGGAGGCTCTGTCACCTGATTCTGTCTGCAGACGAGCTCTTTGAGCATTGAGGTCATTGATCATGCGCTGATGCTCTTCTTCTTTTGTCTTAATCTCACTCAGCTGGTCTTCCAGTGTGCGGCACATTTTCTCCAGATTAGCCTGTGAAAATCACAGAGGATGAAAGATTAGTGTCTGGATGCCTCCTTATTCTGAGCACCACGATCCTCACCAGAAAAATGTCAACAGACATGCAAGCTATACACTGCTCATTGGTGTTGGAAGGTTAGAAATACAGTTCCATACAGAGACAGAGAGGTATATTTTAATAtgaccatattttaaaaagatatgcttattttcaagttgttttcagtatgtttttccATACCTTGGCTTTGGAGACAGATTCCATGTTACTGGCCAAGTCGTCAATCTCCATCTTCAGCTcactcttctccttctccagcttctgcttcacTCGTTGCAGGTTGTCGATCTGCTCCCCAAGCTCAGCTGTGCTGTCCGTGTGCTTCTTCCGCAGGGCGGCAGCTGTGGCTTCGTGCTGCAGCGTGGCCTCTTCGAGGTCACGGCGCATCTTCTGAAATTCTGCCTCACGCTTCTTGTTCATATCGATCTGAGCTGCAGTAGCCcctcctgcttcttccaggCGCTCGCTGATCTCCTCTAGCTCCCTTGAGAGGTCAGCACgatgcttctctgcttttgccCGAGAGGCACGTTCAGCCTCAATTTCCTCCTCCAGTTCCTCAGTACGAGCCTGGGGAACATTAGGGGACCCTTCACACCCATGCCCTCCTCCTACCTGACCTGAGACTGGgtgagagaggggaaggaacaaAGACTTGCCTGCAGCTCCTTGATCTTCTTCTGTAATTGCATGCCCAGGGCTTGCTCATCCTCAATTTTGCTCTGGATCTGGCTGATTTCAAAGTCTTTCCTTTGGGCAAAGCAAACCATGTCAgagctcaaagaaaaaagacaggtGCACCAGCACAGCACTCAggtgccccacagccccacttacttcttcagcttctcatccagctgctgcttatcattTTCCAAATCCATTATGCTGTCGTGGGCCAGCTTCAGGTCTCCTTCGAGTTTCCTCTTAGCTCTCTCAAGGTCCATGCGcagtttcttctcttgctcCAGGGACCCTTCCAGCTAAGCAGAACAAGACCATCAGTGCTCCGTCAGCCAGGTTTAACTCCATACCTGTCCTGTTCTTCTGGAAACCGTGCTTACATCGTCcacttgctgctccagcttggTCTTAGCTTTGGTCAGCGTATTGACTTTGTCCTCTTCTGCCTGCAGGTCATCCAGTGCCTGCTGATGGGCCTCTTGGAgggctttcttctcttttgtcagCTTGGCAATGGTCTCGTCCAGGGCTGCCATCTCCTCTGTAAGGTTTTTCACCTACAAATGTGAGCAAGTGTCAAAATTTGGTTCACTGGCGTGGTGACATTTTCACTTTGCATTGTTTTGCCAAGTCTTTCATTTATCCTTTGGATGCTCAGACAAGGCCCATCTCAAAATTTTCCAAAGCCAAGGTGTCTTACGATAGCAGGCTCTAACTCTGAGAGTCAGTGATGTCTTGGCCCTTTATGTGACTCCCCATGTGTGTACCTTGTTTTCTGTggcatgtttttccttctcaaccTTGGCTAGTGTTAATTCAAGGTCATCAAtgtctttcttcagctctgaacATTCATCCTCCAGTTTTCTCTTCTTGGCTGTCAGCTCagcattaatttcttcctcatcctcagCCCTCTCAGTCACCTCCTTTACTTTGGCTTCCAgctggattttggttttgatgagCTGGTCACATCTTTCCTCAGCATCAGCTAGAGCATCAGCTTCCTGGtgggaaaatacaggaaagcttATTTAATGCTGAAGGAACAGGTGTGCATCAGTAAGACCTTTTTTGGGATTACTTTTTTGGGAAAAGGTTCCTGCgcaattacattaaaaattacaaatttagaatatgtttttaatcaggtttatttttttctgacctttttcGTCATCAGATACTGCGTCTAGCTCCATTACGTTTTACCTTGCTTATTTCAGGTATGTCGGTGGGTTACTTGGATTTAATcgatgttttccttttctcgTTTGGAAAGTGATTGTATTTTATAACGTGCCATATTCAAATTTATGTGGGAGTATTGAGAAAGGTAAATAATTCTACCACTGAGGAAATATTTGAAGCTCCCATTCATGATTTATACCCAGCCGATGCAGTCAGGGGAGGCTAGAACAAGATTCATCTTTCCCTGAAATGGACACTTCAACTCAAGGGTATTGCCTAAATGTTGCCTGAGTTTCTGAGAGGCCAAATGGCATTGTAGACAAGCGTACAAGGCTGGCACTTGTGTTGTAGGATGTAACGGGCATCTGCATCTTCTGGGAGCAGTAGCTACAGGAGCTCAGGGGAGGTATGCCATAAGAAATGGCGCTAGACTCTCCATTTTGACCACTGAATTAAGGCAGAGTAGCTGGTCAATTGAATCACTGTCCCTACTCCACTAACTACACTGCAGTGACTATAACGAGGCTTTATGTCATGAACTCACATGGAGACATGTACATGTAGGCATTAAGACTAAAAAGTCATTCTTTAGCTTAACCTCCACTTTGTAATAGTGAGACTGAGTGGGGAAAGAATGTGGCCTGAATTTTACCTCTAGTTACATGGTAttcagcttaaaatattttgtgaggCAGTTTAGTGTGCAGTGTGAGAGTTCTGTAGTATGAGAGAAGAGTTAGATCTTATTTACTCATTtcccctattaaaaaaaaaaaaaaaaaaaaaaaaagtagaataacGTTACTCACAGCCTGCACTTGGAGCTGCAGATCGTTTTTCTCCTGCACCAGTTTCAccattttctcctccagctccttcctcttTGCCTCAGACTTTGCAAGCTCTTCTTTGGTTTTCTCAAACTCTTCCTTCATGTTGGCCATCTCCTTCTCAGATTCTGCACTCTTCAGCAAGGGCTTGATCTTGAAGAACAGCTTCATCCAGGGCCAGTGCTTGACATTCATGAATGCACGAACATTATACTGGATGCAAAAGATGGACTCCCTGAAGcataattaaaatgtacattGAATATTTTCAGTACGACAAGTGCCAACACTTTCCCCCAAGTACAGTGACTTTGAGGATGAGGAATGCCTACCTCCTCTCCACCATTCTCCGGTACTCCACTCTCATCAGGAAGCCCCTGCACCTGGCCTGTGTGCGGGTGAtgagctgtgccagcttctcatccctcatctcctccaggAGTCCCAGCAGCCCAGCTTTGAAGAACACCTTGCGAAAGGGAATGTTGCAGCACATCACTGTCACGTAGAGCAAAGCACAGACATGCAGTGAGTGAGTCAAGGAGGGTTTGTACCTTGGTGTGGCCAAATTTGTACTGGGTGTGGTCCACATCGATTGACCCAAGAAGCTTCTCAGAAGCCTTCTTGCTATCAATGAACTGTCCCTCTGGGATAGCGCTGGCATTAAGCACCTTGTATCTGTGGAATGAGAGGAAATATGAATGAAGGCAATCTCAGGTCATAAGTCAACACTGTTCATTGAGACTAACCACAGTCTTTGCAGCAGAATGAGGCTGAGGAAGTTGGAATTTCATCCCTTGTTTAGAGACACAGTTACAATGAAGTCCCAATCTGATAACAAAATTAAGGAAACTTTTACTGTCTTCAGGTGATCAGTCATAGATGAAAAGAGGACACTGACCTCCAGCCATTTCAGTCCGATGCCTTTTTCACTTAAACTATGCTGTAGAAAGTTGCTAGAGAGGAACATTGCCACTTTGTGTATGGGAAGAAAGCATCTTCCCCTGAAACTTGCAGCTGATACAATGGCCAAAGCACTCTATCTGAGTTTGTAATTTTTGTCTGAGAATGTGTTGTACCCACATCccaatctgcattttttaatcttgtaaGCATTGGCTTGCGTAGCTCTATTGCGCTTCCATATTCAGAGACACTGGCAAAGTTTGGCTGTTTGATGAACAGCAGTCAGTGAGGACGCCTGACTTATCTCTTCATTTCATAGCTCTTACCTTTGTTTGAAGTCAGCATAGAGGACTCTGCTGGGGAAACCTTTCCTGCAAATTCTGATGCCTTCCAGCACGCCGTTACACCGCAGCTGGTGAAGTACCAGTTCATGCTCCATGGCACCTAGCAATTCAGAGCATAAATGAATACCACAGTCTCCAGCGCAGACAGGCATGGCTGTATCAGAGGAAGTTCTCTTTCTGCTTGAGAATCTTACCAGgtgtttttgtttcatttgggaTGATGCAACGCACAAAATGGGGGTGAGTGCTCCGTAGATTGGTCATCAGCTTGTTTAGGTTCTCCTGTGGGATCATGCGTAGCagcttagttaaaaaaaatttacttctgtATATTCTGTATGTAGATGCCAAGGAACTATTAGAATGAAGCTTAGGAGGAATAAGctttcaaattcaaaattaaatttaaaaaaatcttctataTGCTTAAGTAttctcattaaaagaaattttaaaattctgcaccTTAGtgtggaggaaataaaagactACTCTATAAAAATTTTAACAACAGCCTGTATAggatttatatttatattacatCCCagattctgaaaaatgtttttcagaaagaatctaagtgaacttttaaaagaaattcagggGGTCAGCTGAAGACTGCTTGAAACAAATCCCAAATGTGAATAGATAATTACTAGGAAAAGACAGTGAATAACTTCTGCTCACTTCATACTTATTATTCTTTCATCATAAAACCAAGGTCATGAGAAGTACAGGAGTTTAGATAGCTTAGATTTGACACTATGTTCATGTCACTTGACAGATAATGACATTCAGACTTTACCCGGAAAAGAGCTGAGACTGTCTGGAAAGAAGAACCCTTCTTCTTGCCACCCTTCTTTCCACCACCAGcgccaccaccaccagcctcttcaaaaacaaaaagagttttttaatattacctTTTTTGTTGCATCTTTACATATCATAAATGGTGGGAGAAAAGAGTTTTAGAAAACTAACCTGTTTCTGCTCCACCATAGGAGGCAAAGAGTAAAGCCAATGTCTTCACAGATGACTTCTGGTACAACCCAATGACAGTTTCATTCAAGGGATCCTTGTTCTTCTCCAGCCAGCCAGTGATGTTGTAGTCCACTGTGCCAGCATAGTGCACCAGGGAGAAGTGGGCCTCAGCCTTGCCTTTGGTAGGCTTGGGCTTCTGGAAGTTGCTGGACTTGCCCAGGTGCTGGTCATAGAGCTTGTTCTTGAAAGAGGTGTCAGTTGCCTTGGGGAACATGCACTCCTCTTCCAGGATGGAGAAGATGCCCATGGGCTAGAACACAGTACAATAAAGAGAGAATGCCTGTAGAATAATATGATCACGGCTTGGACTTAAAGGGAATACAGTAAAAGACAGGAAGCTGAGAAACAAACTAATACCCTTGCCATgacaaaaatttctttctaaagagtGAGTTTAAAAGATTCACCTGCTTGACTCACACTATGACACAGTGattcaggaatattttttataCCAAAAAACGTGTTAAAAAATCAGGAGGAGAAagatcatatttaaaaatatcttttacaaATGCATCCATTGTATATATACTTcagtttttatacttttaatcAACTCCCACAAGAAATCTCTTTCAGATTCTTGCACTGAGAGGTCAGGCACTGACTGTATTGGCCTGTATTTACTTTGCTATGAATCAtctagaagaaaatgtattgtcCAGATAACTTTATTCCAGAACCTTAAGagaatttcttttactttgagagctgctctgtgttttctgaaaaaaatatcctttaatCAAGCAAGCAGAGATACCTTCCACCTATGGAAGGTGTATGAGGAATGACTTCCATAGTTATCTGTGGACTTTGTAATATCTCTAACGCATAATAAGCAATAGTACAGATCAAGAGATATTTCAACAACTAAAACTGAATGCATTAAACTAACTATGAAAgagacctttttttaaaatagcatttaaccattttcagtttaaaataatgagtTCCTGAAAATACAAGAcagtttgaattaaaaattcaCCTTCTCAATGAGCTCAATGCAGGCAGCCAGGTCCATCCCAAAGTCAATGAATGTCCATTCAATTCCCTCCTTCTTGtactcctcctgctccagcacgaACATGTGGTGGTTGAAGAACTGTTGCAGTTTCTCATTGGTGAAGTTGATGCATAGCTGCTCCAGGCTGTTGAActtcccagtggaaaaaaataaccaaacaacAACCACCCATTGTCAACATGCACAGTTCTTGATCATTCTCAACCCTTTATAAATCTCCCCAGTTAAAACACAACTGTATTATCAGGACTGCACCATAGCAGGACCTATATGCACCTCCCCAAAGAAATACCCACATAATGAAAACCGAAATTTTTCCAGAGCAGGTATTCCTAGTGAATCTTCTAAAATTCATAAAGTACTTTGGCATTTCTTTGTTCAGCAAAAAAGATGTATGCACTGGTCTCCAATTTTAAACACTTGATAGCTCTGATTAAACACTTATCTATTCATTCCTTGGTCCTTTAAACAATTTACACATCTTTAACCTATTATATGTTTGTCAGTGGGTCTCCAAATCCTAATTCTGCTCTAGAAACTCTTATATAAAAGTATTGTAGctatgttgggtttttttaatcattaacaTTAAGCtcaaactgttaaaatattacaaCATATAAAATTCTATTTGCTACTTCTATACAAACAACATAGTTCTGTTCTTGTATTGATGAAACTTCTGAGGATTTTGCTCTAtgctacaaaagaaaatgaagtacttttttccagaaaattgcAAATGACTGGCATGCTAAACCTTCAGAAGAATACTACTTGGAAGTCCTTTGATACAGTGATCTCCCCTTGCAAGAGCAGTCCTCAAACCTGGAATCCTTACATCAAAGATCTCGAAGCCAGCAATGTCCAGGACACCAATGAAGTACTGTCTGGGCTGCTTCGTATCCAGCTGTTGGTTGATGCGAACAACCATCCACAGGAACATCTTCTCATAGACAGCCTTTGCCAGAGCACCCACTGAATTGTTCACCTAAAATAAAGAAGaatgcagcagaagaaaaacaatatttgGAGCAAACAGTAAGTGATACAAACCAGAGGTTCCCAGTCACCAGCTGGTTTTTACCTGCTGCACAGTTTGACCCTTGGTCACATATTCATTCCCAACCTTGACTCGGGGGTAGCAGAGGGCCTTGAGCAGGTCTGCTGAGTTCAGACCCATCAAGTAGGCGGCCTTGTCAGCAACTAAGTAGAAGGACAAGGAGATAGAAGAATTAAGACTAACAAGACATGCAGCATTTTGAGTGATAAACCCTTTCCAGAGCAACTGCAATATTGAATGTCCTTGTGATCAAATTCTGCTTACTGGGTCTCAGAGGAAGCACGAcagttattaaaacaaagatcacctttgttttgaaagcttttcagAGCAGTACTCCTAAATGCAATTTGtctctttaaaaatcttcacagaAGCATTTAGAAACAATGTATTTATCAAAAATTCATCCTGAAAGCCGAAGTTCATCACTTCAGAGCTAATTGGTATCTATAAGTGAGGCAATAAAACACCAAAGTGTTAGCAGGTTGGCCACCTGAGTGTAATCCAAAACATACACTTAGGCACTTGGACTACCTGTATTTTTTTGGCAGCAGCTATAACCCTAAAGGGGAATGCATTCCAAAATTAGATGTAACAGTTAAGAAGTGCCCCTTTCTGGAGACATATTGTTATAGTCATAGCAGAAAGGCAGGCATAGTCATTTATTCAGGATCAAAACCTAAAAATTCAGTCCTGAAGCTGGCCATCTGAGAGCATTCTTTGGAAGAAGTACACAGGGCTTAGTATTTTAAACCATGTATGCATTACATAACATTGAAGTGATTAAGTAGTCGGCTGTGAAGTAGAAATCTAAGTCAGTTCTTCCCTAGCATAGTGTAACTATGCTTCACTTAGACTGATGTTCAGATAATAGTATTATGTAATCACAGTTATGGGTTTGAATCtccaaaggagaagaaagaaattgaagGAAAGCTCCCTTTTACTTgggaaaaagttttaaataacatgTGATTTATGAAGGAGAAGTTCTAATACCGAATGTAATgcctacattttctttaaaaagcaaccagaaatatattttctgaaaaatatttctcttcttaGTGGGTATTTAATATAAACACACTGATCAGGCTGTGCTATCTAGAACTGTGGTAGCCCAGAAGAGAATTATGGACACATATGCAATTTATACTTCAAATAAAGATTAGGTAGTAATTGAAAAAAGAGTATATTTTGGATGGCAGTTTCATACCTATATACTAGCTCACCTAAACACTTTTTTACACATTTCCACTgttctctttctccatcttccaAAGACTGAATTAGTATTGCTACTTCTATTTCTAACAGCTCAACCACAGACTGCTAATACCTTCTGTGCCATCTGGCTCTGCCTGTTCCTCTCGTTGTTTTTGCTTGAACTTCAGGTTGCCATAGTGCATGACAGCTCCTGTCAGCTTGTAAATGGCTGTTTTTTCATCAGCAGTGAAGCCCAGGATGTCAATGGCACTCTGCaataagaacaataaaataacagctttgTCTGGGAGAGATGACAATAGGtacaacatttttaattgttactTACATCTGTAGCCATCAGCTCCTCCTGGTCATTAATGCTGGCAACAGTGATCTCACCTTGACTCACAAAGTGGTAGTCATATGGGTTGGTGGTAATGAGGAGCATGTCTGAAAGTAagaaaaggggacatgcaggcTTAGTTTAGTCAAGCAACTGATAATGTGAGTTGATGTTCAGTAATATCCATCCAAGTTAGTCATTCTTCCTACCTATTAGCTCCGGCTTCTTGTTGGACATGATCTGATAAAATATGTGGtagcttctttctgctttgagCTGGAAAGTGACTCTGGACTTCTCCAGCAGATCTAGAggaaaaacttaattaaaaacaagaagaaacagcaaaaaagaaagtagggagaagatggaaagaaaaacagggaaggCAGGATAGATGGTTGGGTGAAAAGGTATTGTATGGATAGATGGGTGAATGGATGGATTGTGAACAGTTCAGGAAAGTGTCTTACACGTTTCAATATCGGCAGAAGCTAGTTTTCCTGTGGCACCGAAGTGAATTCTAATGAATTTGCcctttgaagaaataaaagtctCTTAAGATTTACAtcataagaatatatctgaaatgaaattttgccATTTACTCCACTGGGCACAAGATTTCTACTTAGAGACATTTTCTTAAGAATCAGCTATA from Aquila chrysaetos chrysaetos chromosome 5, bAquChr1.4, whole genome shotgun sequence carries:
- the LOC115342341 gene encoding myosin heavy chain, skeletal muscle, adult-like, coding for MSSDSEMAIFGEAAPYLRKSEKERIEAQNKPFDAKTSVFVVHPKESFVKGTIQSKESGKVTVKTEGGETLTVKEDQIFSMNPPKYDKIEDMAMMTHLHEPAVLYNLKERYAAWMIYTYSGLFCVTVNPYKWLPVYNPEVVLAYRGKKRQEAPPHIFSISDNAYQFMLTDRENQSILITGESGAGKTVNTKRVIQYFATIAASGDKKKEEQSGKMQGTLEDQIISANPLLEAFGNAKTVRNDNSSRFGKFIRIHFGATGKLASADIETYLLEKSRVTFQLKAERSYHIFYQIMSNKKPELIDMLLITTNPYDYHFVSQGEITVASINDQEELMATDSAIDILGFTADEKTAIYKLTGAVMHYGNLKFKQKQREEQAEPDGTEVADKAAYLMGLNSADLLKALCYPRVKVGNEYVTKGQTVQQVNNSVGALAKAVYEKMFLWMVVRINQQLDTKQPRQYFIGVLDIAGFEIFDFNSLEQLCINFTNEKLQQFFNHHMFVLEQEEYKKEGIEWTFIDFGMDLAACIELIEKPMGIFSILEEECMFPKATDTSFKNKLYDQHLGKSSNFQKPKPTKGKAEAHFSLVHYAGTVDYNITGWLEKNKDPLNETVIGLYQKSSVKTLALLFASYGGAETEAGGGGAGGGKKGGKKKGSSFQTVSALFRENLNKLMTNLRSTHPHFVRCIIPNETKTPGAMEHELVLHQLRCNGVLEGIRICRKGFPSRVLYADFKQRYKVLNASAIPEGQFIDSKKASEKLLGSIDVDHTQYKFGHTKVFFKAGLLGLLEEMRDEKLAQLITRTQARCRGFLMRVEYRRMVERRESIFCIQYNVRAFMNVKHWPWMKLFFKIKPLLKSAESEKEMANMKEEFEKTKEELAKSEAKRKELEEKMVKLVQEKNDLQLQVQAEADALADAEERCDQLIKTKIQLEAKVKEVTERAEDEEEINAELTAKKRKLEDECSELKKDIDDLELTLAKVEKEKHATENKVKNLTEEMAALDETIAKLTKEKKALQEAHQQALDDLQAEEDKVNTLTKAKTKLEQQVDDLEGSLEQEKKLRMDLERAKRKLEGDLKLAHDSIMDLENDKQQLDEKLKKKDFEISQIQSKIEDEQALGMQLQKKIKELQARTEELEEEIEAERASRAKAEKHRADLSRELEEISERLEEAGGATAAQIDMNKKREAEFQKMRRDLEEATLQHEATAAALRKKHTDSTAELGEQIDNLQRVKQKLEKEKSELKMEIDDLASNMESVSKAKANLEKMCRTLEDQLSEIKTKEEEHQRMINDLNAQRARLQTESGEYSRQVEEKDALISQLSRGKQAFTQQIEELKRHLEEEIKAKNALAHALQSARHDCDLLREQYEEEQEAKGELQRALSKANSEVAQWRTKYETDAIQRTEELEEAKKKLAQRLQDAEEHVEAVNAKCASLEKTKQRLQNEVEDLMIDVERANAACAALDKKQKNFDKILAEWKQKYEETQAELEASQKESRSLSTELFKMKNAYEESLDHLETLKRENKNLQQEIADLTEQIAEGGKAIHELEKVKKQIEQEKSELQASLEEAEASLEHEEGKILRLQLELNQVKSEIDRKIAEKDEEIDQMKRNHLRIVESMQSTLDAEIRSRNEALRLKKKMEGDLNEMEIQLSHANRVAAEAQKNLRNTQAVLKDTQIHLDDALRTQEDLKEQVAMVERRANLLQAEIEELRAALEQTERSRKVAEQELMDASERVQLLHTQNTSLINTKKKLETDIAQIQGEMEDTIQEARNAEEKAKKAITDAAMMAEELKKEQDTSAHLERMKKNLDQTVKDLQLRLDEAEQLALKGGKKQIQKLEARVRELEGEVDAEQKRSAEAVKGVRKYERRVKELTYQSEEDRKNILRLQDLVDKLQMKVKSYKRQAEEAEELSNVNLSKFRKIQHELEEAEERADIAESQVNKLRVKSREFHSKKIGEEE